A section of the Pedobacter sp. HDW13 genome encodes:
- a CDS encoding RNA polymerase sigma factor, with protein MPSLSHVPDHELILLINQEEEQAFTEIYNRYWEKMASYAVRLTKSEEEAADIVQEIFVSIWNRRITLVIKSTLGAYLIRSTRNLCLRYIERNIHTDNFLDKITEQAVDNSLNIEESISLKELQENIDLGIAKLPKKMREVYLLSRDEQLSYREIAEKLNIAEGTVKKQVSNALKIIADSLNGKLSATMMAIFLHLLK; from the coding sequence ATGCCATCCCTAAGCCATGTACCAGATCACGAACTGATCTTGCTGATTAACCAGGAAGAGGAACAGGCATTTACCGAAATTTACAACCGCTACTGGGAAAAAATGGCATCATATGCCGTGCGGCTAACCAAATCTGAGGAGGAGGCAGCCGATATTGTACAGGAAATTTTTGTATCGATCTGGAACAGAAGGATTACCTTGGTGATTAAAAGTACTTTAGGCGCTTATCTCATCCGCAGTACTCGCAATTTATGTTTAAGGTATATCGAAAGAAATATCCACACCGATAATTTTTTAGATAAAATAACCGAACAAGCTGTAGATAACAGCCTGAATATTGAAGAAAGTATTTCGTTAAAAGAATTACAGGAGAATATTGATTTGGGGATTGCCAAATTGCCAAAAAAAATGCGGGAGGTTTATCTTCTAAGTCGCGATGAGCAACTGTCGTACCGCGAAATAGCAGAAAAACTCAATATTGCTGAAGGAACTGTTAAAAAACAAGTAAGCAATGCGCTTAAAATAATCGCGGACTCGTTAAACGGGAAACTTTCGGCCACCATGATGGCTATATTTTTACATCTTTTAAAGTGA
- a CDS encoding TlpA disulfide reductase family protein has protein sequence MKLLKTACSVLLSVVAINAAQAQNSKPADTLVQYLNKLVVSKDSADKKVLRARLADLSGAKTEKEVLTAANYYYRIGDTKKSEAIYGDIATRFPLGTQARSAASKDFYLLKTAAEAETAYKAWIKKFPPAMYENTQVDDRLAYDYVRANVASKFAAEKNVAKANEYANMLEVDFWKGNAYSGLTNAFYKNGDLANAEIYAKKGMDNAFSYIDGKKGNENWAKFSASGYPGLTSTYANILFERKKYVEALKYSEMAYKKSTSLSPSLNYRYAQILMGLNKNQEAYDKLEEVVKAGKATPEMAADFKKLYVKVKGNESGFDAYAAAIRKAYLENLSKQLTKDMVKEPAAGFTLTDLNGKQVSLADYKGKIVILDFWATWCGPCKASFPAMQMAVNKYKDDENVKFLFIHTWEKVADPVKDAGDYIKGMKYSFEVLMDVKDAETKVNKVVSSYKVNGIPAKFVIDAAGNVRFKLTGFDGSNEAAVDELSMMIDMAKAKS, from the coding sequence ATGAAATTATTAAAAACCGCCTGCTCGGTACTGTTATCGGTAGTTGCTATCAATGCAGCACAGGCGCAAAACAGCAAACCTGCCGATACACTGGTTCAATATCTGAACAAACTTGTCGTATCTAAAGATTCGGCCGATAAAAAAGTGTTAAGAGCCAGATTAGCTGATTTATCGGGTGCTAAAACTGAAAAGGAAGTGCTAACAGCTGCAAACTATTACTACCGTATAGGTGATACCAAGAAATCAGAAGCGATTTATGGCGATATCGCTACACGTTTCCCATTGGGTACGCAGGCCAGAAGTGCGGCCTCGAAAGATTTTTATCTGCTCAAAACTGCTGCAGAAGCTGAAACGGCTTACAAAGCCTGGATTAAAAAGTTTCCGCCAGCAATGTATGAAAATACTCAGGTAGACGACCGCCTGGCTTACGATTATGTTAGAGCTAATGTAGCCAGTAAGTTTGCCGCTGAAAAAAATGTAGCCAAAGCAAACGAATATGCTAACATGCTCGAAGTTGATTTTTGGAAAGGTAATGCCTACTCAGGGCTCACCAATGCTTTTTATAAAAATGGCGATTTGGCCAATGCCGAAATTTATGCCAAAAAAGGAATGGATAATGCATTTTCTTACATAGATGGAAAAAAAGGAAATGAGAACTGGGCTAAATTTTCGGCTTCGGGTTATCCGGGCTTAACCAGTACTTATGCCAATATTTTATTCGAAAGGAAAAAGTATGTTGAGGCTTTGAAATATTCGGAAATGGCCTATAAAAAATCGACGAGCTTAAGCCCAAGCTTAAACTACCGCTATGCGCAAATTTTAATGGGATTGAACAAAAACCAGGAAGCATACGATAAGCTGGAAGAAGTAGTTAAAGCAGGTAAAGCCACACCAGAAATGGCTGCCGATTTTAAAAAGCTTTATGTAAAAGTAAAGGGTAATGAAAGTGGTTTCGATGCGTATGCTGCAGCCATCAGGAAGGCTTATTTAGAAAACCTGAGCAAACAATTAACCAAAGATATGGTAAAAGAACCTGCTGCAGGTTTCACGCTGACCGATTTAAATGGTAAACAAGTTTCTTTAGCCGATTATAAAGGTAAAATTGTAATCCTCGATTTCTGGGCTACCTGGTGCGGTCCGTGTAAAGCTTCTTTCCCGGCAATGCAAATGGCGGTAAATAAATACAAAGATGATGAAAACGTAAAATTCCTTTTTATCCATACCTGGGAAAAAGTAGCTGATCCGGTTAAAGATGCTGGTGATTACATTAAAGGTATGAAATACTCGTTCGAAGTATTGATGGATGTTAAAGATGCGGAAACCAAGGTAAATAAAGTGGTAAGCAGTTACAAGGTAAACGGTATCCCAGCTAAATTTGTAATTGATGCAGCCGGAAATGTAAGGTTTAAATTAACCGGTTTTGATGGGAGTAACGAAGCCGCTGTTGATGAGCTGAGCATGATGATTGATATGGCCAAGGCCAAATCTTAA
- a CDS encoding RagB/SusD family nutrient uptake outer membrane protein, with product MKINNMFFKKIMALGLVLMALSSCKKFVEADLANNLIAKEDAFTTDNSATSATLSLYSYFSTLDNLRNTTWLGGLLADELQNTTSNADLIQFSQNVVVPTNNVATSNVWGYSYQTIRYCNLILDGIGRSTGMTTPVKNQLSGEAKFFRALMYFNLVNFYGGVPITSEVNELDNAFKPRATAAEIYTQVFSDLKDAQNLLPTTYAGSTALKVRVNKWAATALLAKVYLYNKDYANAEAEATKVIGSGTYNIATLSNTFINTSSETILQLSTLFGASAFSTYRTTSSAANVAPPAYVLYNNFTKDFELNDNRKTSWVDSTTFNAVKYYRINKYKVQAATAATLGNEYTVLLRLGEQYLIRAEARAQQSNISGAQDDINVIRTRAGLGNTTAATQSTLLTAIAKERKLELFGEYGNRWFDLKRTGTADAVLGALKPTWKTTAQLLPISADQILLNNKLTQNPGYN from the coding sequence ATGAAAATTAACAATATGTTTTTCAAAAAAATAATGGCATTAGGCTTGGTTTTAATGGCATTGTCATCATGTAAAAAGTTCGTTGAAGCCGATTTGGCTAATAACCTCATCGCTAAAGAAGATGCTTTTACCACTGATAATTCGGCAACCAGTGCCACCTTATCACTATACTCATATTTTTCAACTTTAGATAATTTACGCAATACGACCTGGTTGGGCGGTTTACTGGCCGATGAGTTGCAGAATACTACTTCAAATGCTGATTTAATTCAGTTTTCGCAAAATGTGGTGGTACCAACTAATAATGTGGCTACAAGTAATGTTTGGGGTTATTCTTATCAAACCATCAGATATTGCAACCTGATTTTGGATGGTATCGGCCGCTCAACCGGAATGACTACACCAGTGAAAAACCAGTTAAGTGGTGAAGCTAAATTTTTCAGGGCTTTAATGTACTTTAACCTGGTAAACTTTTACGGTGGGGTGCCCATTACTTCAGAAGTTAACGAACTGGATAATGCTTTTAAACCAAGGGCTACAGCTGCCGAGATTTATACACAGGTTTTCAGCGATTTAAAAGATGCGCAAAACCTGTTGCCTACCACCTATGCAGGTAGCACAGCATTAAAGGTTAGGGTAAATAAATGGGCAGCAACAGCACTGCTTGCTAAAGTTTACCTGTATAATAAAGATTACGCAAATGCCGAGGCCGAAGCTACCAAAGTAATTGGTTCGGGTACCTACAACATTGCTACTTTGTCGAATACCTTTATCAATACCAGTAGCGAAACCATTTTGCAGTTATCAACCTTGTTTGGTGCATCGGCATTTAGTACTTACCGTACAACGAGTTCGGCTGCTAACGTAGCACCACCGGCTTATGTGTTGTATAATAATTTTACTAAAGATTTCGAGCTGAACGACAACCGTAAAACCTCTTGGGTTGATTCGACCACTTTTAATGCCGTTAAATATTACCGGATTAACAAATATAAGGTACAAGCGGCCACAGCGGCTACTTTGGGTAATGAGTACACGGTGTTGTTACGTTTGGGCGAACAATACCTGATCAGGGCAGAAGCCAGGGCACAGCAATCGAATATCAGCGGTGCGCAGGATGATATCAATGTAATTCGCACCCGTGCAGGTTTGGGCAATACTACTGCTGCAACGCAAAGCACCCTTTTAACTGCCATTGCCAAAGAACGGAAACTGGAACTTTTTGGCGAATACGGAAACCGTTGGTTCGACTTAAAGCGTACCGGAACTGCTGATGCTGTTTTAGGTGCATTAAAACCGACCTGGAAAACAACCGCGCAGTTATTGCCAATTTCAGCAGATCAGATTTTACTCAACAACAAATTGACCCAAAACCCGGGTTATAACTAA
- a CDS encoding FecR family protein yields the protein MAEEQAKQLLQKYLDENAEPAEARQVEEWYNLLQKEELDLPASRKAAIGEEMFLNLRAAMNGKVKTRKIFSQSIWWRTAALLAIVVSIGFAIWKLNSVTPNNPQVVITTKAGEQKTILLSDGSEITLGPSARVVYPKQFAVNSRKIALVEGEAFFSVAHEENRPFTVQVKSGLDVKVLGTSFRVSAYANNPKVKITVATGKVAISKQQQLLGTLVKGQQLEYNKANGHAAIHQSKHEEYVKISFDGETLAQVARKIGYIYGVKVVLTNKTITGLKCRASFTSKQSPEEILDILCSLHHLRFSAAKNHKTFKIYP from the coding sequence ATGGCAGAAGAACAGGCAAAACAATTGCTGCAAAAATATTTAGACGAAAACGCTGAACCAGCTGAGGCCAGACAGGTAGAAGAATGGTACAACCTTTTGCAAAAGGAAGAACTCGATTTACCTGCCAGCCGTAAAGCTGCTATTGGCGAAGAAATGTTCCTTAACCTCAGGGCAGCAATGAACGGGAAAGTTAAAACCCGTAAAATATTTAGTCAATCGATCTGGTGGCGTACAGCGGCATTGCTGGCCATAGTGGTATCTATTGGCTTCGCCATTTGGAAACTAAACAGCGTTACTCCCAACAATCCACAGGTTGTAATTACCACAAAAGCGGGTGAGCAGAAAACGATCTTATTGAGCGATGGATCTGAAATTACTCTAGGGCCTTCGGCGCGCGTGGTTTATCCAAAACAGTTTGCTGTCAACAGCCGTAAAATTGCACTGGTAGAAGGCGAAGCATTTTTCTCGGTTGCCCACGAAGAAAACCGGCCATTTACGGTACAGGTTAAATCGGGGCTCGATGTTAAGGTGTTGGGTACTTCGTTCAGGGTAAGTGCTTACGCGAATAATCCAAAGGTGAAAATTACTGTGGCAACTGGTAAAGTGGCTATCAGTAAACAACAGCAATTACTGGGAACGCTGGTAAAGGGGCAACAACTCGAATACAATAAGGCGAACGGACATGCGGCCATCCACCAAAGCAAACACGAAGAATACGTAAAAATCAGCTTCGATGGCGAAACGCTGGCACAGGTAGCCCGAAAAATTGGTTACATATATGGCGTTAAAGTGGTTTTAACCAATAAAACAATTACCGGCCTTAAATGCCGCGCCAGTTTTACCAGCAAACAAAGCCCTGAAGAAATTCTCGATATCCTATGCAGCCTGCACCATCTGAGGTTCAGCGCCGCTAAAAACCATAAAACATTTAAAATATATCCATAA
- a CDS encoding SusC/RagA family TonB-linked outer membrane protein: MKLTIIIMTTLLMHVSASSFSQKLTYAAKNITVDQVFKEIEKQTNYRVLYATSTLNDAAKVSVNFKNTPLKDVIEYLLKDQQLTYNIEQNTVLIKKQERSFIDKIASVFTSSRFNGRIVDENNSPLVGATITVKGSKKYAVSGSTGSFVLDLEENDVLVISYIGYETKELKISRGLLQSGVASLLDIKLSPAASSLDQVQIIGYGSTTKRNNTGAVSSITAEEIGKQTVENPLLALQGRIAGVQVTQDNGLPGAGARMNIRGAYSGVSGAGYIPLYIIDGVPFTLFNGAQPATDNLNANGVSAANGGVSPFSIIAPEDIERIDILKDADATAIYGSRGSNGVVLITTKKGSKGKTAFNFNVNSGVSNVANYIPMMNTQEYLATRRAAFARSGVTPTAANALDLTVWDQNAYTDWQKYFIGHTGHTTNATGSVSGGNAQNSFLFSSTYRKQSTVFEGDFGATTFSSRLNAGHKSSDGRFNIDGSVNYTYMKNLLPSTDLSTIYNLAPNYPLYNANGSVNWTNTSPLSYNPKTTNAQTTNLFSNVNLSYRIIDGLVVKANLGYTSTRLKQQQINPASSQNPATAQVSSLRYTDNDNNNYIIEPQAVYTTKIGEGNLEALIGTTFQQTKATGIFLTGTGFNNEKLINSLASASSVVTSYSADAIYSYTAVFGRLNYNWQGKYIVDGTYRRDGSSRFGGNNKFGNFGAVGASWIFTQEDFMKDLGFLSFGKLRASYGITGNDQIPNYGYLSLYTSTGSSNVYDGVSTYVPGNIQNPDLKWETNKKLDIAVELGFLNDRILLKADYYRNRVSNLLNFITIPSQTGSTGYTANLDATVQTKGFEFELNTINVIAGDFKWNTNLNLTISRNKLLAFDNLENTFYASSYIIGQPTDIRKFYKYTGVNPATGLPTYQDLNGDGSISFAGDRYVGYYGHPYFAGMNNSLSYKGFALDFMFQYNHRYGVLNSTLSSNPAGFNYTNMSTALLDRWGAVGDVALFPAATTVNDPSYGNLTSSDINWGDASYLKLKTVSLNYTFPKALASKLKLSNLSVYVQGQNLYTWAKQKYTYDPETTLPGTGPGLGTGQYIAFPQVRTIVFGLNCSF, encoded by the coding sequence ATGAAACTCACCATCATCATCATGACGACCTTACTCATGCATGTTAGTGCCAGTAGTTTCTCGCAAAAACTTACCTATGCGGCTAAAAACATAACCGTAGATCAGGTTTTTAAAGAAATAGAAAAGCAAACCAACTATAGAGTATTGTATGCCACCAGTACGCTGAACGACGCAGCGAAGGTGAGCGTAAACTTTAAAAATACACCGCTTAAAGACGTAATTGAATACCTGTTAAAAGACCAGCAGTTAACCTATAACATTGAGCAGAACACCGTACTGATTAAGAAGCAGGAGCGCTCATTTATCGATAAAATTGCTTCGGTTTTTACTTCCTCGCGCTTTAATGGCAGAATTGTAGATGAAAATAATAGTCCGCTTGTTGGTGCAACCATTACTGTTAAGGGCAGTAAAAAATATGCCGTAAGCGGATCAACCGGATCATTTGTGCTTGACCTGGAAGAAAATGATGTGCTGGTTATTTCTTACATCGGTTACGAAACCAAAGAACTGAAAATATCACGAGGCTTATTGCAGAGTGGCGTAGCCAGTTTACTGGATATTAAATTGAGTCCGGCTGCCTCTTCATTAGATCAGGTGCAGATAATTGGCTATGGGAGCACCACCAAACGCAATAATACAGGTGCTGTAAGTTCGATTACCGCTGAGGAAATTGGTAAACAAACTGTAGAAAACCCACTGTTGGCTTTGCAAGGGCGCATTGCAGGCGTGCAGGTTACGCAAGACAATGGTTTGCCAGGTGCAGGCGCGAGGATGAACATTCGTGGTGCTTACAGTGGCGTATCAGGTGCAGGGTATATTCCATTGTACATTATTGATGGGGTTCCTTTTACTTTATTTAACGGGGCACAACCGGCCACCGATAACCTGAATGCAAACGGAGTAAGCGCTGCAAACGGTGGTGTGAGTCCGTTTAGTATCATTGCACCTGAAGATATTGAGCGGATCGATATCTTGAAAGATGCCGATGCAACAGCTATTTATGGTTCGCGCGGATCGAATGGCGTGGTATTGATTACCACTAAAAAAGGTAGTAAAGGTAAAACAGCCTTTAACTTTAATGTAAATTCGGGCGTAAGCAATGTGGCCAACTACATTCCGATGATGAATACGCAGGAATATCTGGCAACCCGCAGGGCTGCCTTTGCGCGCTCGGGTGTTACCCCAACAGCTGCCAATGCATTGGATTTAACTGTTTGGGATCAAAATGCCTATACTGACTGGCAAAAGTATTTTATTGGTCATACAGGCCATACTACTAATGCAACAGGATCAGTTTCAGGCGGAAATGCACAGAATTCTTTCTTGTTTTCTTCAACTTACCGCAAGCAAAGCACCGTTTTTGAAGGCGATTTTGGCGCAACTACTTTTTCGAGCAGGTTAAATGCTGGACATAAAAGCAGCGATGGCCGTTTTAATATAGATGGTTCGGTAAACTATACCTATATGAAAAATCTTTTGCCATCTACCGATTTGAGTACCATTTACAACCTGGCACCTAACTATCCTTTGTACAACGCCAATGGCAGTGTAAACTGGACCAACACCAGCCCGCTTTCGTACAACCCTAAAACAACCAATGCACAAACCACCAATTTGTTTAGCAACGTAAACCTGTCGTATCGCATCATTGATGGTTTGGTGGTTAAAGCCAATTTGGGTTATACTTCAACCCGTTTAAAACAGCAACAAATTAATCCTGCCAGCTCGCAAAACCCGGCAACGGCTCAAGTAAGCTCTTTAAGATACACCGATAACGACAACAACAATTACATTATCGAGCCACAAGCGGTGTACACCACTAAAATTGGCGAAGGTAATCTGGAAGCTTTAATTGGTACCACTTTTCAGCAAACTAAAGCAACCGGAATCTTTTTAACCGGTACAGGATTCAACAACGAAAAACTGATCAACTCTTTGGCCAGTGCTTCGTCGGTAGTTACCTCTTACAGTGCAGATGCAATATATAGCTACACCGCAGTATTTGGCCGTTTAAACTACAACTGGCAAGGTAAATACATTGTAGATGGTACGTACAGAAGAGATGGTTCTTCGCGTTTTGGTGGTAACAATAAATTCGGGAACTTTGGTGCAGTAGGGGCTTCGTGGATTTTTACCCAGGAAGATTTTATGAAAGATCTTGGTTTTTTAAGCTTTGGTAAATTAAGGGCCAGTTATGGTATTACAGGTAACGATCAGATTCCGAATTATGGATACCTATCACTTTATACGTCAACTGGTTCAAGCAATGTTTACGATGGCGTAAGTACTTATGTTCCCGGTAATATTCAAAACCCCGATTTAAAGTGGGAAACCAACAAGAAACTGGACATCGCGGTAGAATTGGGTTTCTTAAACGACAGGATTTTGTTAAAGGCAGATTATTACCGCAACCGCGTTTCTAACCTGTTAAATTTCATTACCATTCCTTCGCAAACAGGTTCAACAGGTTATACCGCTAATTTAGACGCTACGGTACAAACTAAAGGTTTTGAATTTGAGCTGAACACGATTAACGTAATTGCGGGTGATTTCAAGTGGAATACCAACCTGAATTTAACCATCAGCCGGAATAAATTACTGGCTTTTGATAATCTGGAAAATACCTTTTATGCCAGCTCTTACATTATCGGACAACCAACTGATATCAGAAAATTTTATAAATACACAGGTGTTAATCCAGCTACAGGCTTGCCAACTTACCAGGATTTAAACGGCGATGGCAGCATTAGTTTTGCCGGCGACAGGTATGTGGGCTATTATGGTCACCCTTACTTTGCAGGTATGAACAACAGCCTTAGCTATAAAGGTTTTGCACTCGATTTTATGTTCCAGTATAACCACCGCTATGGAGTATTAAATTCGACATTAAGTTCGAATCCGGCTGGTTTTAACTATACCAATATGAGTACCGCCTTGTTAGATCGCTGGGGAGCTGTAGGCGATGTGGCACTTTTCCCTGCGGCTACTACTGTTAACGATCCATCGTACGGAAACCTAACTTCTTCTGATATTAACTGGGGCGATGCTTCTTACTTAAAATTAAAAACGGTAAGCTTAAATTATACGTTTCCTAAAGCTTTGGCCAGCAAGTTAAAATTGTCTAACCTGAGTGTTTACGTGCAGGGACAAAACCTTTACACCTGGGCCAAGCAGAAATACACTTACGATCCTGAAACTACATTACCTGGCACAGGGCCTGGTTTAGGTACAGGCCAGTACATTGCTTTCCCGCAGGTGCGCACTATTGTATTCGGTTTAAACTGTTCATTTTAA
- a CDS encoding RNA polymerase sigma-70 factor, protein MSNTLFLSLKEDDHRAMEQIYHAHWESVFDATFKRIGDEAIAQDIVQEIFITLWQNRKTIEIQGELGAYLHGAVKYRVINHFRSVAMRDGHQTEFAFLMEGKHTAAADSELMMQDANREVEQALAQLPDRMRLVIAMSRKEDKTIKEIASELDVSVQTVKNQITAAMKILRKNLSYILFLAFLIS, encoded by the coding sequence TTGAGTAATACACTGTTTTTATCGCTGAAAGAAGATGATCACCGGGCCATGGAGCAGATTTACCATGCCCATTGGGAATCGGTTTTCGATGCGACATTTAAAAGAATTGGCGATGAAGCCATAGCTCAGGATATTGTTCAGGAGATTTTTATCACCCTTTGGCAAAACCGTAAAACCATCGAAATTCAGGGCGAACTGGGCGCATACTTGCATGGCGCCGTAAAATACAGGGTAATTAACCATTTTCGCTCAGTGGCCATGCGCGATGGACATCAGACCGAATTTGCCTTTTTAATGGAGGGGAAACATACCGCTGCTGCCGATTCTGAACTGATGATGCAAGATGCCAACAGGGAAGTGGAGCAGGCATTGGCACAGCTGCCAGATCGCATGCGACTGGTAATAGCCATGAGCCGAAAAGAAGATAAAACAATTAAAGAAATTGCCAGCGAACTGGATGTTTCGGTACAAACCGTTAAAAACCAGATTACAGCTGCAATGAAAATCTTAAGAAAAAACCTTTCGTATATTCTGTTTCTGGCCTTTCTGATCTCTTAA
- a CDS encoding FecR family protein produces MKTEQAKQLIQHYLDGTASAKETHLVDSFVEQQLLENNWSANDAQKAAFGKKLKARIDAERLKEQELSENLRLRPKTITRRLWIVAASAAVLALCVIGGLFAVKNRSEDRSERYANDVAPGGNRAVLTLADGRKIDLTDSKTGELATTNGLSVKKAANGLLVFSVINNGGANDEGKNNSITTPAGGQYQVNLPDGTLVWLNAETKFSFPSHFNGKNRQVELDGEAYFEVSKDKKHPFIVKSSKQEVEVLGTHFNINSYDASLGTKTTLLEGSVKVRGAGDEKIIAPGEQSMLYANKIEVNAVDPALAIDWKNGEFRFKNERLPSIIQKLSRWYGVQFVMNISSEQMPSFSGSVSRFDNISEVLKMLEETGSIKFYINGKVVTVK; encoded by the coding sequence ATGAAAACCGAACAGGCAAAACAATTAATACAGCATTATTTAGATGGAACTGCTTCGGCTAAAGAAACCCATTTGGTTGATTCTTTTGTGGAGCAGCAACTATTAGAAAATAACTGGTCTGCTAATGACGCGCAAAAAGCAGCTTTTGGTAAAAAGCTGAAAGCACGGATTGATGCCGAACGGTTAAAGGAGCAAGAACTTAGTGAAAATTTGCGATTAAGGCCTAAAACAATTACCCGGCGTCTTTGGATTGTTGCCGCTTCGGCAGCAGTTTTGGCCCTGTGTGTAATAGGTGGCTTGTTTGCTGTAAAGAACAGGAGTGAAGACCGCTCGGAACGCTACGCCAATGATGTAGCACCTGGTGGTAACCGAGCTGTTTTAACACTTGCTGATGGCCGCAAGATAGATTTAACCGACAGTAAAACTGGCGAACTGGCTACTACAAATGGCCTTAGTGTTAAAAAGGCTGCAAACGGCCTGCTGGTTTTTTCGGTTATCAATAATGGCGGTGCAAATGATGAAGGTAAAAACAACAGTATAACAACCCCGGCAGGCGGACAATATCAGGTAAACCTGCCCGACGGTACATTGGTATGGCTGAATGCAGAAACGAAATTCAGTTTTCCAAGCCATTTTAACGGGAAAAACAGGCAGGTAGAACTTGATGGAGAAGCTTATTTTGAAGTAAGCAAAGATAAAAAACACCCTTTTATTGTTAAAAGCAGTAAGCAAGAGGTAGAAGTTTTGGGTACGCACTTCAATATTAACAGTTACGATGCAAGCCTGGGTACTAAAACAACACTTTTAGAAGGCTCGGTAAAAGTAAGGGGAGCAGGTGACGAAAAAATAATTGCCCCTGGCGAGCAGTCAATGTTATATGCCAACAAGATTGAGGTAAATGCGGTAGATCCGGCATTGGCCATCGATTGGAAAAACGGTGAGTTTCGGTTTAAGAACGAGCGTTTACCAAGCATCATACAGAAACTATCAAGGTGGTATGGTGTTCAGTTTGTAATGAATATCAGTTCTGAGCAAATGCCTTCTTTTTCGGGGTCGGTATCGCGTTTCGATAACATTTCTGAAGTGCTTAAAATGCTCGAAGAAACAGGAAGTATTAAATTTTATATAAACGGTAAGGTGGTAACCGTAAAGTAA
- a CDS encoding response regulator transcription factor, with translation MQKIGIAEDDPKIAALLQSALEESGYEVLTVNNGNEARNLFLPGEFNLLILDIMMPGLNGLQLCKYIREQGDDTPILMLTAMGTVEDRVNGLHIGADDYLVKPFHLRELLARVSALLRRQRSKTIKAAEQLCFEDLCLDMRSKSVTRNGQPITLSAKEFTLLELFLKNPNRLLSRQYIAEKVWDVHFETGTNVIDVYINFLRNKIEKGFDRKLIHTKINMGYILK, from the coding sequence ATGCAAAAAATTGGCATAGCCGAAGATGATCCGAAAATTGCCGCACTGCTCCAATCTGCACTTGAAGAAAGCGGCTACGAAGTACTCACCGTAAATAACGGTAACGAGGCCCGTAACCTGTTTCTGCCGGGCGAATTCAATCTGCTTATCCTCGATATCATGATGCCGGGTTTAAATGGCCTCCAACTCTGCAAATACATTCGCGAACAAGGCGATGACACCCCAATTTTAATGCTTACCGCAATGGGCACTGTTGAAGACCGGGTAAACGGCCTCCATATCGGTGCAGACGATTATCTGGTTAAACCTTTTCACCTCAGAGAGCTTTTGGCAAGGGTTTCGGCATTGCTGCGAAGACAGCGTAGTAAAACTATAAAAGCAGCAGAACAACTGTGTTTTGAAGACCTTTGCCTAGACATGCGGAGCAAAAGCGTAACCCGAAATGGCCAGCCAATAACACTAAGTGCCAAAGAATTTACACTGCTGGAGCTCTTTTTAAAAAATCCCAACAGACTTTTATCGCGGCAGTACATCGCCGAAAAAGTTTGGGATGTTCATTTTGAAACGGGTACCAATGTAATTGATGTGTACATTAATTTTTTAAGGAACAAGATTGAAAAGGGCTTTGACCGGAAACTGATCCATACCAAAATTAACATGGGCTATATCCTTAAATAA